The genomic interval CGCGAGGAACACGTGCCGCGGGCGGTCTGCGAGGACGTCGCGTCCCCACTGGACGGTGTCGCGGAAGGCGTCGCTGCGGAAGAAGCCGGTGGCGGCTTCCTGGGAGTCCCAGCGGGAGTCGATGAAGAACGCGTTCTCGTCGTCGGTGTCCTGGAGGAGGCGGGTCTGGCGGTGGCCGTCGATGCCGGCGAGGGCGTCGCCGACGGCGTCGAACTTCTCGACGAAGTCGTCGCGGTGTTCGGGTTTGACGGTGTAGAACATGCCCATGGTGCCCCAGCCGTCCTCGGATTCTGCGACTTTGCTGGTGATGCCGGGGAGGTCGTTGAGGAAGCCGGCGGCGGTGTCGGCGGCGCTCTGGGTGTCCCAGAGGGAGACGACGGCGGCGGCTCCCTCGCCCGTGGGTTCGTAGACGGTGGTTTCGACGTGGGTGTCGTAGTGGTCGAAGCTCTCCGCGAGGTCGGCGACTTCGGATTCGAGGTCGGCGAGGTCGGCGTCGGAGTAGAGGCCGACGGCGTACACGTCCTCGCCGTGGGGTTTCCCGGCGTACACGTCGAGGTCGGCGAGTTCGTCGCGGAGCGCTTCCTCGCCCGCCTCGTCGCCGTCGTCGCGCTCCTCGGTGGCGTGGTCGTGGTGGCCGTCGTCGTGGCCGTGCGCGCTCTCACCGTGGCCGTGGTCGTGGGCGGCGTCGTCGGGCGTCGGGACTTCCTCGCCGGCGAGGAACGCGTCGAAGTCCGCGGGCGGGAAGCGTCGGCCGACGTAGAAGTCGCCGAACTCGCCGTACTTCGAGGACGCCTCGTCGAAGCGCATCTCGTACACGATGTCCTTGATGTCCGTCGGGTCGTCCCCGAACAGCGTGACGCCCCACTCCCAGTCGTCCAGGCCCACGCTGGACGCGATGACTTGCTTGATCTTCCCGGCGTACTCGCGGCCCACGTCGCCGTGGCCGGCCATCAGGTCGGCGCGCTCCTCGAAGTCGAGGTCGTACCAGTTCTGGCCGGGCTGGCGGCGCTTGCTCATCGGGTAGAAGGAGACGTAGGTGTCGTCGGGAATCTCGGGCGTGAGCTTCCCCTCGATGTAGTTCTTCAGGCCGTCGTCCACCTCCTCGGGGTTCGTGAAGTACTCGTCGCTCACGTACCCCGACACC from Salarchaeum japonicum carries:
- a CDS encoding heme-binding protein, producing the protein MIDAPETDEGWFALHDFRTVDWDAWRDAPERDRETAIEDAAAFQKHREALARSDAGDSAVFSVTGSKADLLFVHFRETLDELDRIQRSFEQTEFAAYTERAHSYVSVSEVSGYVSDEYFTNPEEVDDGLKNYIEGKLTPEIPDDTYVSFYPMSKRRQPGQNWYDLDFEERADLMAGHGDVGREYAGKIKQVIASSVGLDDWEWGVTLFGDDPTDIKDIVYEMRFDEASSKYGEFGDFYVGRRFPPADFDAFLAGEEVPTPDDAAHDHGHGESAHGHDDGHHDHATEERDDGDEAGEEALRDELADLDVYAGKPHGEDVYAVGLYSDADLADLESEVADLAESFDHYDTHVETTVYEPTGEGAAAVVSLWDTQSAADTAAGFLNDLPGITSKVAESEDGWGTMGMFYTVKPEHRDDFVEKFDAVGDALAGIDGHRQTRLLQDTDDENAFFIDSRWDSQEAATGFFRSDAFRDTVQWGRDVLADRPRHVFLA